Genomic DNA from Ctenopharyngodon idella isolate HZGC_01 chromosome 1, HZGC01, whole genome shotgun sequence:
TACAACATACACCCGAGAGCCAATGAGATTTAAGCGCAGTTTCTACTCCTTCCTTTCCTCCTTATATGGCGCTGAGCGCTGCGCTTCCGTTTGAATGAAAACAAAGTTCGCGggtgaatcaaaatttgaactgACAGATCAGAGAAGAAGATTTTCTGTGAGTAAtcaattacatttagatctgttcctcacacaaagctgatTTATGTATTCAGGACACTTGAAAAACTCCACGAAGCGTATGAATGACTTTTATGGTACTTTATTTGATCTTGACAGCAGTGCTTTAACTAACGGTCGCGCTGAGGCTCGTGAATCTCACAATATCTTCACAACAACACTGTTACTGACTGTGATAATATGAAATGCCTCATGATACATTATATAAATtagtatattaaacattttactctaaaacttgTGAAATATAAAAAGGACTCGAACATTAGGTCTATATCAACCTATATGTACATTTTGTGAAAGAAATGTGAATACTGCATGCGAAACTTGCCCCCACAATGCAATGGGATGATTGCcaggtttttaaaaatgtgttaaatgatattcctgaaaaaaattcCTTAGTTTCATTTAAATAGAGACAACAAAACATTGAACTAATACATGGTCTGAAAAGATTTCTTGAGAGCATCAACTTGTCTGagactgaaaacacaaacacaaatgtctTATTCACACCTCTGGCTCCATCTAGTGGTAAATATGTGTTAATGCCTGTTAAACTTGTTGGTTTTTGTAAACAGTCTTTGTGTAGGTTATGGTGTAGTAGTTGATAGAGTAGATGCTTGTTTCTTATTCTTCTGTTCTGAATAATTATAACTGATTAAAATGAAAGAGTCAATCTGGAGGAATTAAACACTGGATTAATATTTGATAATTACATGGACTCATTGTTCAtgtagatgtttttaaaatcaaagttAAAGAAGAAGGAAGCAGATGAAGTCAAGTCTCAGCATTTCACTCTTtgttcagtttgtgttgttAAACTGTCATCAGTGATGCtgaagtttgattgacagctgctgtccgtggtgctgaaTCCACAACTGCCTGTTAAAGAGACAGAAGCAGCAATCAGACTCAGACTTCAGCTGATGAGCCTCTGATGATCTGAGGAGTGAAAGACCAGAAACACTGCAGACACAATGAGATGTTCAGATCTGAATACATTTGCCTTctaaggctacgttcacactgtcagtccaaatccgattatttgtgtatccgattggaatctgatctaaaattattgaccTCCACATTGTGTATCAACTGTTCAGAtgtgatttgtgtgtccatCCCACTCTTTCGTTAAcaggaatatctgcattggtttctatggcagtGATGTTGTGTTGGTAAGTAtacaccaaaaacaacaacaacaaacgcAACATGGAgaggtttgcaatacagatgttgtcttatttacaacatgacattgtgcaaccttgtttctgcagcgactttcagcatgttttctaTAACAACATCTGATGTTTATGTTTTACGTGGCGTGAGAAAGTCACGTAAACTATACGTGAAAACTGATCAGATCAGACTGGAAGGGATTTACAGAAATACGATTTCATGTTCTTCGCATTTCATGTTCTTTTTTGCCGTTCACACGTGCTAAATCTGATTGGATGTCTTTCATATATGCTCAAAAATAGGATTTGGACTGCCAGTCTGAGCGTAGCCTTAGAGCACAAGTTACAACACTGATGGAAGTTCATATGGCCACAGGATCAGCTTCATATTTGGATCAATGTAAACGtatgatattatttttatagGCATGAAGTATTTCACCTGCAAGTCAAATCATGCATGTTTCCTCCTAATAAAAAACTGTTAATGATTCTTAAAGCTGATAAAGATGTCAAAAACTTAaatgtcaaaacatttttttttttttttatttccttgaGTCACAGGAAGATGATGCTGTTTAATAAAGACATGAAGTTGCTCAATATGTTTCTGTGTGAGTGGATCAGTCTTTGTAACTCAATATTCCCTGATGTGTGAATTATGTCAGAGTTAacctttcatttttaattattttaatattaaagctGCCTTGTAAGTTTACTGAGGCCCCCTATTGACACATAACATGTGAATTATACTGTCGCCCTCTAGTGGAAGATTTAAATAATGCTGATCAATTATCTTCAGTGTCATTAGTCCTTATATAGAGAAGATGAAACCTGTATGATCTCTCAGTATCAGACACTGTAacctccactaggtggcgctctTTCAGTGTGATTAATGTAATATTCAGTCAGTGCTGATGGTGGGAGGGGCCAGTAAAGCTGCTCATTACTGATAAAGAGCTGAATAAAGAGGAAGTAACTAAAGCAGACAGATGTAGAGACAGAGAGATTCACACAGAGAACATTCAGCATAAAGAAGACTGAACTCAACTCACAATGAAGATCCTCCTCATCTTCTTCACTTTCTACCTGATCTCAGGTCAGAGCTTTTCTCTTTCatcactgcagtaatgatgctgttttctgttcatgAGGTTTCTGATCACAGTATCAATCTGATTGACAGGTGCAGTGAGATGCTTTAGTGTCACTGGATATTCTGGAGGAAGTCTTCTTGTTGATTCTGGAAGGTCTTCACCCAATAACAGATATCAAtatctgaaaaaacaaaacacccagGGAAGATGGAATATAATAATAgagaataataaacacaatcaatggattaataaagaaaGATTCACTCTGTATGTcaacacaaacagacacatCATGCTTTTCATCAGAGAACTGAACCTACAGGACTCTGGGAAATACCGGATTGGGCTTTCAGGTTCAGGGAATATTGAAATACATTTGAATGTGAAAGTTGGTGAGTAATTTTGACATATGAGATACAAATGGGGCAGAATATACAATTTAAAGAATATATGGCACCACCTTTAGATTTACAGTAGGATTTCAATTCTAATGTTAATTTAGGGTGACCATATTATGGgtttctaaaataataaattgctaATTATGCTAATTAATTATGCAATGCTAATTAATACAgcttgaaattaaaaaaaaaaaaaaaattctagaaGTTTACATAGAATTAGGATTAATCTAGATTTATAAATGCTGGAAAAAACAGCATTGTTCACTGTGAGCTTATTTAATGCACTGACTATGTTAAGAAATGAAAGCGTTTTGTGTTACCAGTTAACTTAGCTGACAAACATTCTCCTTTGGTTGATGTTTTGTGCTTTGATGAACTAATATCATTTGCATCCAAATCGCACCTTCATTTACCAATTACATGTACGTCGTTTGCAGGTCAGGTATTCTGCTTCAAACCGGTCCGACCGGGAAAAGGCAAAGGAAATTTTGTGCAATTTGTCCATGATTTACATTTTCACTTTGGGCACTGTAAAGAGATCCACCATCCGTTCCTGCTCAGCGCTTCTTTCAGTGGTCAGTTTACACTGAACGCATTTATGCAGGTGAAAAAGAGGCGAGGGCGCATATGAGACTCGTTATTTTCTAAAGTTTGACTTATTTTAACTTGATATCTTTAAAACGTGGTGGTTAAAGACatcagtgtaaaacatgtttacaaagAGAAACTATTTCAAAGCAGTGCAGTGGAACACAAGTTTCTTTGTGAATTCACAATCACCATATTATTACTGATGCTGATTGAGAAACAGTTTGAACAACAGCATGTAGGCATCGTACACGACTATAGAGAGCGCGTCAAAATGGGAAAAAAGACAAATCTTGGCCATATGAGGTTATTTAGAAATCGCTTTTTAGGAGGAAGTATGGTCACCTAGTTATGTGTCCAGCACCCTCCTCAAAACtgctaaacaaaatatttttatataaaaatgttctaTTATGTGTAAATGACAGATTCATGCTGTAACAAGACAAAGAGAGTGGAGGTGAAGAATGGAATGACTGCTGTCTTCAGCTGTGAATATTCACAGAATCATATTAATGATGAGAAGATAATCTTCAAAGAAGGAAAAAACTCTATTGATGAgattataaacaaaacatggaaaaagaaCAGCAGGTTCAGTATGTCTGATAGAAAAGATCAACAATTTATGACTGTGATGATTACTGCTGTGAGACCAGATGATGGAGGAGTTTATTTATGTGGAGTTTGGATCTACAGACACTCGTACACTTACTCCATTATTAATACTGTTCATCTACATATTATTATGAGTGAGTACACTGTAGATATGTCTAGATGTTACCTTCCATTGCCATAACCAAATACAGTCATGTTGAATTAGTCATTCTTAATAAAATATTCGActtgaataaaatcaaatagatAAGATGTTATAGTTTGATGTACATATAAAGTGATATTTGTGATTGACAGATAAAGTGGGCGTGTCTAGAGTGAGCGGATACTCAGGAGGTCGTATGATGATCAAGTGTGAACATCCTCAATACAAAACCAAGACAAAATACATCTGTAAAGAATCAGATGGATGTTCGGAGAGGAAGAATCCAGGAGTtcaggatgaatggatggagaaTGGAGATGTTTCTTTATATGACGACACCAGAGCAGGAGTCTTGATGGTGTTTTTTAGAGAGCTGAAAGCTGCAGATGCAGGAACATACAGGTGTGGAGTGAATGTGTCTCACTATACTGAGAGCTTCActgaacttcagctgaacaTCACAGATGGTGAGGAACATGAAATACTGTATCTTGCATGTTTTGAAGTATCTGATctgatttttatgtaatttctaTTGGTTTACAGATGTAATGTTTGTGACTAAATCTGCTTTTCTTGATGGAGAAGTCAACATCAGCTGTCAGATCCCAGAGAAACATAAAGTtcatttctgcaaagaggaTGATCATCACATCTGTCAAAACATCAGCACATCTACAGTGACAGAAATGAATGGTTCATCTGAGAGAAATGAAGAGAGAGTTTTTGCAGTGAGCATCAGTAATGTGAGCGTGAGAGATGCTGGAGTTTACTGGTGTGGAGCAGAAACCAGAGACACACATTTGACTTTCATCTCCCTGACCACCAAAATTCAGCTCAACCTCAtcagtgagtgaattcagatgatttcattgtagtaaatacagtatattcagaatcatgtgtgttaaatgtctgtgtttgtttgtttgcagtggCTCCAGTAGACGTGAAGGAGAATCTGCTGAGATCATCTGCCCTTATGAttcaatctataaatcaaaGTCAAAGTCTCTCTGTAAGGGGAAGTGCTCCACTAGAGATAGAAATACTCTCAATGAAGAGAAAGAGACCAAGACTGACAGATTGACTCTGAATGATGACGCCACTGCAAGTGTCTTCACTGGGACCATCACTGGACTGACAGcagaggatgctgggaaatACTGGTGTGCAGTGACATTAGAGAGAGACGTGAATTATCTTTACACTCATCTGATCGTCATCATGAACGAGGGTGAGGAAGGTTTATCATCTGAATATGTGAAACTATGGCTGTGAATTGATGTTCTTATATTTCTCATCATTTCCAGAGCTGAACTTGACTAAGTATGAAGGAGACGACATGTCAATCCAGTGCAAACATCATGATGAACATCAGAAACTCTTCTGCAAAGCACATGAACCCTCCATGTGTGTGAAGGATGGAGTTTCATTGGAGACGATCAGAGATGATCGATTCTCTTTCAGTGATGAAGCTTCTACTGGAGTCTTTACTGTAAACATCACTGATCTGAGAGAAGAGGATTCTGGGATATACTGGTGTGGAGCTCACATCATCACTAAAGTGCATTTAACTGTCAACAAGGATAAGAATAAAGGTAagagtttaatttatttgtattgtcaaatatggacactTGAACAATCACTCAGTCTGACTTTAATATACATTATTGCTTTTGTTGCTCTTAAATTGGATGCACTGAAACTTCTGTTCTATTATTTCATTCAACTAAGtagatattaatataatataatatcctcactagataaaattattgacctatactgcacatttgttctgtcaccaaaacaaattccttgtatgtgcaaacatttaaagctctttctgattctgacatCTGGATCTCTGGATTTTTATGGCActttattccaaacctgtattctTCATGTATTTTCCAAGTTTTGAGTGTTTTCGTGATTCCTGATAATCTCATGTAGAAAAATTCCATATACTTCCTCTATTGCGTATGAAAACTTTGCATCTCATTTTCTGACATTGCTCAGGGGGTGCACAGgaggtgtttagtgtttgtggtGAAGAGGgtgttttcatttcatgtcaAAACCACAGAAATGAGCTGAAGGTTCAGAGTCTCAGGTTAATGTGACTGTGAAGAATTAACGGTCTTTATTCAGGAAACCCACAGTGAGACTAGAGGTCGACTGATatgggtttttctctggccgatgccgatatatgCTGCCAATTTTTTTGGccgattttcttttttccccttcatctcaaaaaatcttacagttAAGTAATAAGAAGTGATACagaaaattacttaaaaatgaACAACATAAACCTCTCCAATCAGTGCActtgtataatttaaataaaaaagaaataatgtattcataaatattaaatacacaaaacaggTAATCAAAAATCTAGACCATGTCAAATAAACCTAGTAGTAGCATAATTCATAGTAATAATACATGGCTCAACTTTTTAAGCACCTTCTCAAAACTGTTCTGAAGCAtgctttttgtttatgtttgttgacagacactgctaTAAGTCAAAAGGCCATAATGTAAGTGATAACAAAAATGAAAGAGTTCACTCATATTACACAGCCTGCTTCTCATAACTGCTTAAAAGTGCACTGGTCACGAGCGATGACGTCGTGGAGGCTATGTCCAACCCACAGACACATTTAATGAGGAAAGTTAACATCCACGTTTCAGCCTTAAGTTTCGTCTGAATTGCACGTGTTTCTACTTTCACATGCAAATGACTTGTTGCACTTATGAAAAGCATGGTCGGCATCAATTCTAGTAGGCTACAGTGTAATTATGCTTTCAAAACAGTCTGTTTTCCCCTGCCGTCTTTAGTTGAAGCTGTGTGTGAACAAGGCACGGCTGCAGAGTCTGAGTTATGCCACTTTTCCACTGAATTTAactggaacaatttgtcccaggaacttttttccctcagacctgttgctgtctgcgtttccatcaCGATCTAAAGTTCTGTGAAGATTAAGTCCGGTAACGTAGGACTGCGCAAAACTTTCCatttcgtcctccgcatataagtttaataaagcctgaacctcatcgtcGGTCCATCGGTCGAATTTTTAAACTCCacgattcgaatagcaaacaactcttactgcacgcaccgcagactttaaaaatggtggttgaaataaaattctgcatggaatcaaccaatcaaaatgctctgtgaactcaaccaatcagcatgttcagcacccttgtcccacccccgaaagttccagaactttggaaaagtactacctagcgagcaggtactttctgagggggaaatttttaccttcatttagaccctggttcctgcggtcaAAACAcacgagtaccaccccaaagtccctagttcctgggggaagttcctgcggtggaaacgcggctttaCTCCGTCTCACACGCAGCCTCAGAGGAGGAGAAATTCTCCGGTAATGTACAGAAACAGAATTGATAACCTTGGAGCTCATCTATACAGTGCAGGCTACTATAATAATTTAGACGCTGGACTCATTACCAGGTTTTGGTACCCGTGCCTACCTGTGGCCTaaactacagctggttgaaggcTCGCACAGCCCGTCTGcgtgcagcccaatttttgaGACCGCGAGGACGGTCCGTGTACAACAGCGCATGTGCGAGTGATTTGAGCGCTTGAAAACAGCAGTCCACTAGGAGTATAGGCTACTTTGAAAGGCTCACATGCTCAGCTGTGCGCAAGATGCAGCAGATCATGGAAAATGAAGTACATCCGAGCCTTTATGCCAGTGGAATGGCAATCTGCTTTCCACAAGAGGCAGCGTCACGTGTTCGACAACAACGTTTAGCTGCTCGCAGATGCACCTGCCTATTAATCAGCCTAATTTGCAGCACAATTTGCCGATgccgattaattaaaaaataattaaaaaagagtTCATTTGGTTGACCTCTAAGTGGGACACATGAGACTCAACAGAGACAGATGAAGAACATGTTTTGTGTGTAGGTCTGCAGAAGAGAGACTAAAATGTGCAAATTTTTCCCATAAATAGTCAATTGAACGTATTTCCTGATGTGTGAATGTtaattaactgttttattttcagattccTCCATGATCatcattatttgtgtgtgtgtgattctgcTGCTGATTGGTGGATTCACTCTGACTGTGTGTAAATTAAGACACAAGAGACAAGGTTTGATCATTTATTATCTGttgaaacaaattaataattagtTATTGTAGTGTTTCTGAACTGCTTGAATCTTCTGACTGTCAGCAGCAGTAAAATCTCACTGACTCAATGAGTTTCTGTCTGAGATGCTGCTGTTCGTCTCCAGTTTGATCTAGTTTGTCTTTCTCTTACTGAtcgattcattttgttttgggttATTAGGAAGAACCTCGACATCAGAcaagagaaagaggaagaaaaatataatggTGAGTcacagtgtgtgtatatttgtagAAATATTGTGCTTATGAGATTTTCTCGTTTCATTGTAcgttttctctgttttctccaTGTTCAGTCATTATGTGCAGACAGCAGACGTGATTCTCTCACAGATCCTGGATCAGCTCCTGATGAATTACCCACAATCCCCTCTGATGGGCTCCTGTACGCGTCTGTCAGTTTCCAGAAGCATGAAGAGTCTCTCAGTGACGCTACAGTCTCCTTCAGTAAGGACCAGATTCACTCTGATTACGCCACGGTCAGTCACCGCATGAGACTCAACTAACTCACTTATAACAGATCACAGATCAGCACACTTTACTAACAGTATTGCTTACATTTACAGTTCATTGATAAAAATCTCTTTATAATCCATAGTTTAgtgttaaacagatgttttattgatCAGCGTCGTTCAGTCTGAATCATGAGACATTTTATAGTTTCTGCTGCTGATCATGTTTCTTCTTTCACATGTTTAAAATAGCAGTTGTGTCAAAGGTTTACTGGTGTGTGTACAGAGTTTGTCATCTCAGTTTATCTGAGGGTGTGataaaaacaggaaataaaaccACCGAGTGACACTTAtagaataaactgtaaagtttCCACTCCAAATGCAGAGACACGTACAGTTAATAAAGTCTCTTTAACAGcagctgtttaaatgttttctctttctcGTCTCTCTGAATATTGATTCTCTTTGACCTGCTTTTGTTTTGTACATGCAAGAGACTTTTGCTGATGTTGTTTTTAGTTCATTCTTGCTCTGTTGGAACTGAGGTCATTTTTCTGATGTAAGAGTTttactgtataataatatattttattcatttaaaaaataaacatttatattttctgcttaTTCCTTGTTTGATGCCCAAAGCTGTTATTTAAAGTTGTAGAATCAGAGAgattatttacactgttttttacattactttatATAAATGCCAGCAGCCATAActccctgtagcccaagactggttgcccactgaagctaagcagggctgaacctggtcagtacctggatgggagacctcctgggaaaaccaGGTTGCTGCtggaggtgttagtgaggccagcagagGGTGCTCatcctgtggtctgtgtgggtcctaacgccccagtatagtgatggggacactatactgtcaaaaagcaccgtccttcggacgagacgttaaaccgaggtcctgactctctgtggtccattgacctctgtccatcatgacctcctaatcatccccatacactgattggcttcatcagtatgtctcctctccaccaataagctggtgtgtggtgggcgttctggcacaATTTGGCTGCTGTCGCATCGTCCAGGTGGTGCTGCACAtcggtggtggttgaggagattccctcttccatgtaaagcgctttgagtacccagaaaagcactatataaatgtaacaaattaattTTGTCAAACATTGTCATGGCATTGACTTATAGATGATACTTTCTGTCTCAAAGTTTCTCACGAGCGCTGGAGGTGTTGTTTGTGTTGGCGTGATGAACAGGCTGTTTTTTTCCGTCCAGCTCAAAGCCACAGAAAACTGGTGAAGGTTCAGGGTCtcagttcagtttaattaaaCAGACTTACTCAGGAAACCCACAGTGAGACACATGAGActgaacagagagagacagaagatcAACATCCATTGTGAGCAGAAGACAATAAAGACTAAGAGCTGATCGTTCACTAATTCACCTCCAACATTTACTGAGAGTGATGAActtttctcattaaaaataaataataataataaaaaaaatccttgtgGGAATTGACAGTCTTTAATAGTTCTTTAAATGTCATTCATTTATGTTGTTAGTACATTTATGTCAACACCACTTTAAACAGGTGACATCTTTAAGATTTACTTtgaatttcattgttttattaagattttttcaTCACTTTCTTTCTGGTCCAATTCTAAACATCAGCATATCTTTGTACGGCAGTAACAGTGAGAGTCGtatgatgcattttttaattaattttgaattcaGCCCaaccaaaaagtttttttaacctagtttttttttttttttttttttttactaggatGACGAGACTTGATTGTAAGTGTCTCAGGTCTTTGTGTTCACAGTGTTGTTTGTTACTGTGGTCAATGTGATAAAGATAAACAGCATGAGATGCTCTTCAGCTTGTGGTTTTCTTTTACTCTATTTATCTTTTGTTGGTCAAAACAAAAAGCGCTTCAGCCTCCTGGAGGTGTGATGAAGAAGGAAATGTTTATCTTAGTAATGATGGACACAAACTTTCCACTCCATAAAAAGATGctgtgaatttatttaatatctgaaaataataatattatttataatatatctcAGCTATTCAGAATCCTATTAATCTATTCTGCTCCAAATGGTTTTAGTCAGATCAACTAAACATATTTGCTAGAGGGAGCTGAAATCTCaaaactgtatttgttaataatCCAAACCAACTGCAGTCATAAATAAGTGTTCATTATAAAAGATCTGCttgcttttcaaatgttaaaagtacaactgttcagatcccTTTAATTTCTGTAGCACTGATACATTTTACATGGTTAGATTTTGGCATTCAGCTTTATTCTGTGATGATAAGACAAACAACTCAGAAGAAAAGAGGATGTGAATCAACACTGAGCCGTATTGTGTCTGACTCGCACAGAACCTTCTCTtcttatttacataataaatattcaattatGACACGACAACATACACCCGAGAGCCAATGAGATTTAAGCGCAGTTTCTACTTCTCCCTTTTCTCCTTATATGGCGCTGAGCGCTGCGCTTCCGTTTGAATGAAAACAAAGTTCGCGGGTGAATCAAAATTTGAGCTGACAGATCAGAGAAGAAGATTTTCTGTGAGTAAtcaattacatttagatctgttcctcacacaaagctgatTTATGTATTCAGAACACTTGAAAAACGCCAAGAAGTGTATGAATGACTTTTATGGTACTTTATTTGATCTTGACAGCAGTGCTTTAACTAACGGTCGCGCTGAGGCTCGTGAATCTCACAATATCTTCACAGATTCAAACAACACTGTTACTGACTGTGATAAATTATGCAATGCCTCATGATACAGTGTATACATtagtttattaaacattttactctaaaacttgttaaatataaaaatgactcGAACATTAGGCCTATATCAAACTATATGTACATTTTGTGAAAGAAATGTGAATACTGCATGCGAAACTTGCCCCCACAATGCAATGGGATGATTGCcaggtttttaaaaatttgGTAAAATAGTAATTAATAACTAATAGTAACTAATTTATTCCATAAATAGATTTATTAAGCAAACTGCAACCTTTCAGAAACAGGATTAAAACTACCATTTTGTGAAATTCCTTAGTTTCATTTAAATagagacaataaaaacattgaactAATACATGGTCTGAAAAGATTTCTTGAGAGCATCAACTTGTCTGagactgaaaacacaaacacaaatgtctTATTCAAACCTCTGGCTCCATCTAGTGGTAAATATGTGTTAATGCCTGTTAAATTTCATGGTTTTTATAAACAGTCTTTGTGTAGGTTATGGTGTGGTAGTTGATAGAGCAGATGCTTGTTTCTTATTCTTCTGTTCTGAATAATTGTAACTGATTGACATTATGACACTGATTTACACACCTgtgaatttgaaatgaaaaagtCAATCTGGAGGAATTAAAAACCGGcataatatttgataattacATGGACTCATTGTTCAtgtagatgtttttaaaatcaaagttAAAGAAGAAGGAAGCAGATGAAGTCAAGTCTCAGCATTTCACTCTTtgttcagtttgtgttgttAAACTGTCATCAGTGATGCtgaagtttgattgacagctgctgtccgtggtgctgaaTCCACAACTGCCTGTTAAAGAGACAGAAGCAGCAATCAGACTCAGACTTCAGCTGATGAGCCTCTGATGATCTGAAATCTATATTATCTTATttgtatatgatatatattttgtatcttTAGCATTTTTGTTATGGTACATTATTTCAACCTTCTGTTTTGAATTATTACCTTATTATCCACTTTATTTTGCAGCACAGAAGTaagctgttttctgtgaatgtgcgaaaCTTCCTCGCTCACTcttatatgttaaaaataaggtggatagagaACATGAAAACCTGTTTAAGCTCTCAGCATCAGACACTATAATCTGTTCTCTACACAACCTTTCCAAATAAACTGATTTATAATTTGCTGATTTATGTAATGTGTCACTGATGGTCAGTAATTCAGCATAAGAAGTGTAATGTGATGTCTATGAGAACAGGAGCTCATCTGAACAGactgtgaatgtgtttgtgtgtggtgatGAATCTCAGTCATGTGCTGCAGATCAGCTGCTGTCCGCGGTGCTGAACATCTGAACGACTCTCTTCCACCAGCAGGAGATCACACTGACattttactcttaaaaatatGGTCAATTTGTTTTTCCCCtctggctgttgacagtattttct
This window encodes:
- the LOC127508636 gene encoding uncharacterized protein LOC127508636, which produces MNEELNLTKYEGDDMSIQCKHHDEHQKLFCKAHEPSMCVKDGVSLETIRDDRVSFSDEASTGVFTVNITDLREEDSGIYWCGAHITTKVHLKVNMDEKDQDSSMIIIICVCVILLLIGGFTLTVCKLRHKRQGRTSTSDKRKRKKNIMSLCADSRRDSLTDPGSAPDELPTIPSDGLLYASVSFQKHEESLSDATVSFSKDQIHSDYATVSHRMRLN